One window from the genome of Hevea brasiliensis isolate MT/VB/25A 57/8 unplaced genomic scaffold, ASM3005281v1 Scaf254, whole genome shotgun sequence encodes:
- the LOC110660718 gene encoding protein TIC 214-like, with the protein MIFQSFILGNLVSLCMKIINSVVVVGLYYGFLTTFSMGPSYLFLLRARVIEEGEEGTEKKVSATTGFITGQLMMFISIYYAPLHLALGRPHTITVLALPYLLFHFFWNNHKHFFDYGSTTRNSMRNLSIQFVFLNNLIFQLFNHFILPSSMLVRLVNIYMFRCNNKMLFVTSSFVGWLIGHILFMKWVGLILVWIQQNNSIRSNVLFRSNKYLVSELRNSMARIFSILLFITCVYSLGRIPSPIFTKKLKETSETEEREEETDVEIEKTSETKGTKQEQEGSTEEDPSSSLFSEEKEDPDKIDETEEIQVNGKEKTKDEFHFHFKETCYKNRPLYETFYLDGNQENSKLEILIDKKNKDLFWFEKPLVTILFDSKRWNRPFRYIKNDQFENAVRKEMSQYFFYTCRSDGKERISFTYPPSLSTFLEMIQRKISLFTTEKLSSDELYNRWNYKNEQKKKILNNEFINRVQALDKEYLTLNTLEKRTRLCNDKTKKKYLPKIYDPFLSGSCRGKIQFFFSPSLLNKTSIKNSIEMLWINKIHLILLITNYQEFESKTDGFNRKAFSIENAYFLNLINEFVGKSRSSLNFKELPLFPDHKEEKMYLENRIKILKFLFHTVIANPKNKTIIKNSTGIKEISKQVPRWSYKLIDDLEQQEGENEENMSEDYEIRSRKAKRVVIFTDNKKNTDTYNNTKDTTNSDQIEEVTLIRYSQQSDFRRDIIKGSVRAQRRKIAIWELFQANVHSPLFLDRIDKSLFFSFDISELIKTMFINWMYKNAEFTISNTKKKTKESKKKEEDKREDNKREEKARIEIAEAWDSILFAQIIRSCVLVTQSILRKYIILPSLIITKNIIRILFFQTPEWSEDLKDWSREMHVKCTYNGVQLSEKEFPKNWLIDGIQIKILFPFRLKPWYKSKLKFSHKDQTKMKKKVQKNDFFFLTVLGMEAELPFGSPRKRLSLFEPIFKKLEKKIRKMQKNGFRVITILEERRKFFLNFLKEKKNWIIKNIFFRKEIINNLSKSKRNPILLSGFREVYELNEPKKEKDSIINNNNETIKKLSIPIRSMTWTNYSLTEKKMKDLSARRKIIINQIEKITKEKEKKMRTPEINISPNKNKISYNAKKLKSSKNISQIVKRRNVRLARKFHFFIKILIEKIYIDIFLGIINIPRINAQLFLKSTKKIITKYIYNNEENQKKIDKTNQNTIHFISIIKKSRNSNNSNVVVINKNSKIFCDISSLSQAYVFYKLSQIKIINLYKLKSIFEYHSLFLKNEIKDFFIAQGLFNSELKNKNFRNSVMNQWKNWLRSHYQYKYDLSQIRWSRLTPQKWRNIINQHQHHMVQNKKLNKWNLYEKDRLIHYKKKNDFETDSLPNQKDNFKKHYKYNLLSYKSINYENKKDSYIYGSPLQVNNKQEISYNSNTKKSKLFDMLEDISINNYLAEDDIIDMEKSADRKYFDWRILNFCLRKKVDIESWIDTGSKDKKNTKTRTNKYQIIDKIDKKNLFFLTIHQDQEVNSSNQKGFFFDWMGMNEEIKNCLISNFELWFFRKFVILYNTYKIKPWAIPIQFLLFNFHRNENVSKNNKINRKKNSDLFISISSNEKKIIELENQNHEEKESEDQGDFGSVFANQEKDIEEDYIELDMKKHRNKKQNKSHMEVELDFFLKRYLCFQLRWNGSLNHKIINNIKVYCLLLRLTNPREIIISSIQRQEISLNILMVQKDLTLTELMKKGILIIEPVRLSVKNDGQFILYQMVGILLVHKNKQQINQKYRENFYVDKKNFTESIERHQSIIGNRNKNDYDLLVPENILSPKRRRELRILFNLKNQNDIHINTEIFNGNNIKNCSPILDKSKHFDRDKKKLIKLQFFLWPNFRLEDLACMNRYWFDTNNASRFSMVRIYIYPRLKF; encoded by the coding sequence ATGATTTTTCAATCTTTTATACTAGGTAATCTAGTATCCTTATGCATGAAGATAATCAATTCGGTCGTTGTGGTCGGACTCTATTATGGATTTCTGACCACATTCTCCATGGGACCCTCTTATCTCTTCCTTCTCCGAGCTCGGGTtatagaagaaggagaagaaggaaCTGAGAAGAAGGTATCAGCAACAACAGGTTTTATTACGGGACAGCTCATGATGTTCATATCGATCTATTATGCGCCTCTGCATCTAGCATTGGGTAGACCTCATACAATAACTGTCCTAGCTCTACCCTATCTTTTGTTTCATTTCTTCTGGAACAATCACAAACACTTTTTTGATTATGGATCTACTACCAGAAATTCAATGCGTAATCTTAGCATTCAATTTGTATTCCTGAATAATCTCATTTTTCAATTATTCAACCATTTCATTTTACCAAGTTCAATGTTAGTCAGATTAGTCAACATTTATATGTTTCGATGCAACAACAAGATGTTATTTGTAACAAGTAGTTTTGTTGGTTGGTTAATTGGTCACATTTTATTCATGAAATGGGTTGGATTGATATTAGTCTGGATACAGCAAAATAATTCTATTAGATCTAATGTACTTTTTCGATCTAATAAGTACCTTGTGTCAGAATTGAGAAATTCTATGGCTCGAATCTTTAGTATTCTCTTATTTATTACCTGTGTCTACTCTTTAGGCAGAATACCGTCACCCATTTTTACTAAGAAACTGAAAGAAACCTCAGAAACGGAAGAAAGGGAGGAAGAAACAGATGTAGAAATAGAAAAAACTTCCGAAACGAAGGGGACTAAACAGGAACAAGAGGGATCCACCGAAGAAGATCcttcttcttcccttttttcGGAAGAAAAGGAGGATCCGGACAAAATCGACGAAACGGAAGAGATCCAAGTGAATGGAAAGGAAAAAACAAAGGATGAATTCCATTTTCACTTTAAAGAGACATGCTATAAAAATAGACCACTTTATGAAACTTTTTATCTGGATGGGAATCAAGAAAATTCGAAGTTagaaatattgatagataaaaaaaataaagatcttTTCTGGTTTGAAAAACCTCTTGTAACTATTCTTTTTGACTCTAAACGTTGGAATCGTCCATTTCGATATATAAAAAATGATCAGTTTGAGAATGCTGTAAGAAAAgaaatgtcacaatattttttttatacatgTCGGAGTGATGGAAAAGAAAGAATATCTTTTACGTATCCACCCAGTTTGTCAACTTTTTTGGAAATGATACAAAGAAAGATATCTCTGTTTACAACAGAAAAACTCTCCTCTGATGAATTGTATAATCGTTGGAATTATAAGAatgaacaaaaaaagaaaatcctAAATAATGAATTTATAAATAGAGTCCAGGCTCTAGATAAGGAATATCTTACTCTGAATACACTCGAAAAAAGGACTAGACTATGTAATGATAAAACTAAAAAAAAGTACTTACCTAAAATTTATGATCCCTTTTTGAGTGGGTCCTGCCGCGGGaaaatccaattttttttttcaccctCACTCCTAAATAAAACTTCCATAAAAAATTCAATAGAGATGCTTTGGATAAATAAAATTCATCTTATTCTTCTTATTACTAATTATCAAGAATTTGAATCAAAAACAGATGGATTTAATAGAAAAGCATTTTCAATAGAAAATGCTTATTTCTTAAACTTAATTAATGAATTTGTTGGAAAATCAAGATCAAGTTTAAATTTTAAGGAACTTCCCTTATTTCCAGATCACAAAGAAGAAAAAATGTATTTAGAAAAtcgaataaaaattttaaaatttttatttcatacAGTTATAGCGAATccaaaaaataaaacaattataAAAAATTCTACTGGAATAAAAGAAATAAGTAAACAAGTTCCTCGATGGTCATACAAATTAATTGACGATTTGGAACAACAAGAGggagaaaatgaagaaaacatgTCGGAAGATTATGAAATTCGTTCACGAAAAGCCAAACGGGTAGTGATTTTTactgataataaaaaaaatacagaTACTTATAATAATACCAAAGATACAACGAATTCTGATCAAATAGAAGAAGTGACTTTGATACGTTATTCACAACAATCGGATTTTCGCCGAGACATAATAAAAGGATCCGTGCGCGCACAAAGACGCAAAATAGCTATTTGGGAACTGTTTCAAGCAAATGTGCATTCTCCTCTTTTTTTGGACAGAATAGAcaaatctctttttttttcttttgatattTCCGAACTGATAAAAACAATGTTTATAAATTGGATGTATAAAAACGCAGAATTCACAATTTCAAATACaaagaaaaaaacaaaagaaagtaagaAAAAAGAAGAGGACAAAAGAGAAGACAACAAAAGAGAGGAAAAAGCTCGGATAGAAATAGCCGAAGCCTGGGATAGCATTCTTTTTGCTCAAATAATAAGAAGTTGTGTTTTAGTAACCCAATCAATTCTtagaaaatatattatattacctTCATTAATAATAACTAAAAATATCATTCGTATACTTTTTTTTCAAACTCCCGAATGGTCCGAGGATTTAAAAGATTGGAGTAGAGAAATGCATGTTAAATGCACCTATAATGGAGTTCAATTATCAGAAAAAGAATTTCCGAAAAACTGGTTAATAGACGGGATTCAAATAAAGATCCTATTTCCTTTTCGTCTAAAACCTTGGTACAAATCTAAGTTAAAATTCTCTCATAAAGATCAaacgaaaatgaaaaaaaaagtacaaaaaaatgattttttttttttaacagtttTGGGAATGGAAGCTGAACTTCCTTTTGGTTCTCCCCGAAAACGGCTTTCACTTTTTGAACCCATCTTTAAAAAActcgaaaaaaaaattagaaaaatgcaAAAAAATGGTTTTCGAGTTATAACAATtttagaagaaagaagaaaattttttctaaatttcttaaaagaaaaaaaaaactggatcatcaaaaacattttttttcgaaaagaaataataaacaaCCTTTCAAAATCAAAAAGAAATCCAATTCTATTATCTGGATTTAGAGAAGTATATGAATTGAATGAacctaaaaaagaaaaagattcgATAATCAATAACAATAATGAGACGATTAAAAAATTATCCATCCCAATTCGATCTATGACTTGGACAAATTATTCACTgacagaaaaaaaaatgaaagatctTTCTGCTAGAAGAAAGATAATCataaatcaaatagaaaaaattacaaaagaaaaggaaaaaaaaatgagaacCCCGGAAATAAATATTAGTCCTAACAAAAACAAAATAAGTTataatgctaaaaaattaaaatcatcaaAAAATATTTCGCAGATAGTAAAAAGAAGAAATGTTCGATTAGCGCGTAAATtccatttttttataaaaattttgattgaaaagatATACATAGATATCTTTTTAGGTATCATTAATATTCCAAGGATCAATGCACAGCTTTTTCTTAAATcaacaaaaaaaattattactaAATACATTTACAATAATGAAGAAAATCAGAAAAAAATTGATAAAACAAATCAAAATACAATTCACTTTATTTCGATTATAAAAAAGTCACGTAATAGTAATAATAGTAATGTTgttgttattaataaaaattcaaaGATTTTTTGTGACATATCCTCCTTGTCACAAGCTTATGTATTTTACAAATTATCACAAATCAAAATTATTAACTTATATAAGTTAAAATCTATCTTTGAATATCATAGCCTTTTTCTGAAGAATGAAATAAAGGATTTTTTTATAGCCCAAGGGCTATTTAATTccgaattaaaaaataaaaattttagaaattctgTAATGAATCAATGGAAAAATTGGTTAAGGAGTCATTATCAATATAAATACGATCTATCTCAGATTAGATGGTCTAGATTAACACCACAAAAATGGCGAAATATAATCAATCAACATCAACACCATAtggttcaaaataaaaaattaaacaaatggAATTTATATGAAAAAGACCGATTAAttcattacaaaaaaaaaaatgattttgagaCAGATTCATTACCAAATCAAAAAGATAATTTTAAAAAACACTATAAATATAATCTTTTATCATATAaatctattaattatgaaaataagaAGGACTCATATATTTATGGATCACCATTACAAGTAAATAATAAACAAGAGATTTCTTATAATTCCAACACAAAAAAAAGCAAATTATTTGACATGTTGGAAGATATTTCTATCAATAATTATCTAGCGGAAGATGATATTATTGATATGGAGAAAAGCGCGGATAGAAAATATTTTGATTGgagaattctcaatttttgtcttAGAAAGAAGGTTGATATTGAGTCCTGGATCGATACCGGAAgcaaagataaaaaaaatactaAGACTAGGACTAATAAGTATCAAATAATTGATAAAATTGATAAGAAAAATCTTTTTTTTCTTACAATTCACCAAGATCAAGAAGTTAATTCATCCAatcaaaaaggttttttttttgattggatgggaatgaatgaagaaataaaaaattgtcTTATATCCAATTTTGAACTTTGGTTCTTTCGAAAATTTGTGATACTTTACAACACATATAAGATAAAACCATGGGCGATACCCATCCAATTTCTTCTTTTCAATTTTCATAGAAATGAAAATGttagtaaaaataataaaattaaccgGAAGAAAAATAGCGATCTTTTTATATCTATATCAtcgaatgaaaaaaaaattattgaattagaGAATCAAAATCACGAAGAAAAAGAATCCGAAGACCAAGGGGACTTTGGGTCAGTTTTCGCAAATCAAGAAAAAGATATTGAAGAAGATTATATAGAATTAGATATGAAAAAACATAGAAATAAAAAGCAAAACAAAAGTCATATGGAAGTAGAACTTGATTTCTTCCTAAAACGGTATTTATGTTTTCAATTAAGATGGAATGGTTCTTTAAATCacaaaataatcaataatatcaaAGTATATTGTCTCCTGCTTAGACTGACAAATCCACGAGAAATTATTATATCTTCTATTCAAAGGCAAGAaataagtttgaatattctgatgGTTCAGAAGGATTTAACTCTTACGGAATTAATGAAAAAGGGAATATTGATTATCGAACCTGTTCGTCTGTCGGTAAAAAATGATGGACAATTTATTTTGTATCAAATGGTAGGTATCCTATTAGTTCATAAGAACAAACAACAAATTAATCAAAAATACAGAGAAAATTTTTATGTTGATAAAAAGAATTTTACCGAATCTATTGAAAGACATCAAAGTATAATTGGAAATAGAAACAAAAATGATTATGATTTACTTGTTCCTGAAAATATTTTATCCCCTAAACGTCGTAGAGAATTAAGAAttcttttcaatttaaaaaatcAAAATGATATTCATATAAATACAGAAATTTTCAATGGTAATAACATAAAAAATTGTAGTCCCATTTTAGATAAAAGCAAACATTTTGATAGAGATAAAAAGAAACtaattaaattacaattttttcTTTGGCCCAATTTTCGATTAGAAGATTTAGCTTGTATGAATCGTTATTGGTTCGATACTAATAATGCTAGTCGGTTCAGTAtggtaagaatatatatatatccgCGGTTGAAATTTTGA
- the LOC131176813 gene encoding 30S ribosomal protein S7, chloroplastic, whose amino-acid sequence MSRRGTAEEKTAKSDPIYRNRLVNMLVNRILKHGKKSLAYQIIYRAMKKIQQKTETNPLSVLRQAIRGVTPDIAVKARRVGGSTQQVPIEIGSTQGKALAIRWLLGASRKRPGRNMAFKLSSELVDAAKGSGDAIRKKEETHRMAEANRAFAHFR is encoded by the coding sequence ATGTCACGTCGAGGTACTGCAGAAGAAAAAACTGCAAAATCCGATCCAATTTATCGTAATCGATTAGTTAACATGTTGGTTAACCGTATTCTGAAACACGGAAAAAAATCATTGGCTTATCAAATTATCTATCGAGCCATGAAAAAGATTCAACAAAAGACAGAAACAAATCCACTATCTGTTTTACGTCAAGCAATACGTGGAGTAACTCCAGATATAGCAGTAAAAGCAAGACGTGTAGGCGGATCGACTCAGCAAGTTCCCATTGAAATAGGATCCACACAAGGAAAAGCACTTGCCATTCGTTGGTTATTAGGGGCATCCCGAAAACGTCCGGGTCGAAATATGGCTTTCAAATTAAGTTCCGAATTAGTGGATGCTGCCAAAGGGAGTGGTGATGCCATACGCAAAAAGGAAGAGACTCATAGAATGGCAGAGGCAAATAGAGCTTTTGCACATTTTCGTTAA